TCGGGGAAGATCGCGCCGTTACCGCTGGCGACTTCTTCGGCAAATGCACGGGCATCGGAGGTAATCGCCCCGCGCCCGCACGCGGCGGCCCAGGACAACGCACCACTGGTGCCGCGCTGGCGGCCGAGCAGGCCGAGTTTTTTCGATTCACGATACGGCAGCACCATCACATGGTGGGCCTGGATCGTCTGGGCAATTTCGTCGGCCGGCAGATTCAGCCGCCAGTCGATGGAGCCCGCCAGGCCGAGGTCGGCGATCTGGCGGTTCAATTGCTCCAGGTAATTGCCGCCTGCGCCAAACGCCATTTCGGCGGCAGTGCCACCGGCCAGGGTCAGGCGCACACGGTCACGCAATTGAGGGGCTTGCTTGAAGACGGCGGCCAGGGCCTGCAACAGGTCTTCAATGCCTTTGCCACGGTAGATAAAACCGAAGTACAGCAGGTGCAGCGTGTCCAGCGGAGGCAGTGCCACGGCTGCAATGGCCAGGTTGGCGTGGTTGATCACCGCCACTTTGCCGGCGGGCAGTTGCATGCGCTGGCTGAGGCAGTCGGCGCCCAGGCGGGTGAGGGTGATCAGCCTTGTCAGGCCGCCGGCGACATGGCGTTCTTCGCGCAGGGTCAATGGGTCTGCCAGCACCACCGCCGCCTGCGGCAACGGGCTGGGCAGGCGCTCAAGCAGGTTGAGCGGGAAGGGCAACCGCTCGCGCCGCCACACGATGCGCTCGGGGTCGTGCACGGTGGCCGTCAGCGGCAGCTTCGGGTAGGCCTTACGCAACTCGCGCAAGGCCAGGAACTCTCCCAGGCGCCCGCCGCCCAGCTCGGCGTGGACCAGGTCCACGCTGCGCCAGTCGAATGCGGCGATGGCCTGCTTGATCGCCGCGCTCGAGCCTTCCACGCCATTCAACGGTGTCACCACCGTCACGCCCAACTGCTCCAATGCCGTCTTGAAATGGTTCGCGTAATCGGCGATCCCATTCTTTTCCGGTGGCAAAGGCGCGAGCAGGGCGATGCGCATCAGAACGCCCCCCGGTATTTGGCGATGGTCTGCAGCACCTTGGCCGGCACTTCGAATTTACGCCGGTTGATGATGATGCCATCGACTTTGCCGAAGGCAGTGTTGAGGATCGACAGCGCATGCTCCACCACCGGCACCGTGCTCTTCTGGGCTTCTACCACCAGCGCGATCAGGTCGGCGCGGCGCAGGGTGACGAACGCATCACGGTTGTCCAGCAGCGCCGAGGCATCCAGCAGCACCACTTCGCCCGGCTCGGCGGGTGCCGCTCCGCCGACGCGCACGGTGATGCCGTTTTCCTGGAGCAATTGGCGCAGTTGTTCCACCACGAAGGTCACCCCTTCACCGTGGCGCGCCGAGGTCAGCCCGAGGGTCAGGCCGCGTTCGGCCACGCGGTCCAGCTGCAGCAGGCCGTACAGCCGGTAGATGCTCGCATTGAACGCATTGGTGCCTTGCGCGGTGCTGGTGTCCAGCTCCGGCAGGGTGGTCCACAGCGGCAGGCCGAACTTGCGTTCCACCAGGCCGCCATCATGAATGCGCTGGTCGAGCAGGTAGCACAGGTAGATCACCAGCAGCCCAACGACGATGGCAAACGGAATTGCCAGTAACAGCATCAGCAGGGTTTTCGGGAAAATACGCCCTGGGTTCAGGGTGGCTTCCTCGATCACTGCGATGTTGCTGATCTGGCTGTTATCCAGCTCACGGTCGATACGCGATTTTTCCAGGTTGTCCACGTACAGCGCGTAGTTGCGCTCGGTGGCACTCAGTTCACGGGACAGGCGCGCCAGCTCCGGTTCAATCTCCAGGGCCTCCTTGCGTTGCGCTTCGAGGTTGACCAGTTGCTTCTGCTGTTGCACCAGCTGGGTACGCAATGCCAGGTTGTTGCTGGACTCATCGAGCAGCACCCGCTGCAAGTGGATTTCCAGGGTATTCGGCGCACGGTTTTCCGAGCTTTGCACGGTGTTGCTTTCACCGGCGACCTGGGCCTGCATCGCCCGGATCGACGCATCCAGCGCTTTGACCGGCGGCGCGTTATCGGTGTAGGTGCGCATCATGTCGGCTTTTTCCAGCAGCTTCTGGTTAAGCAGACGACGCAAATCCTGTTGCTGCGGGTTCAGCGCAATCTGGCGAACCGTGGTCACTTCCTTGGGCTGGGTCTTGAGCTGGGTACGCGTGCTCTCAAGGGCGCTGTCCGAAGAGGCGATCAAGCGCGTGGTGTTGAAGGTCTCGCCGCGCAACACGTTGATGCGCTCGGACAAGTCTTCCAGGCGATCGGTGATGCTCGCCGCGCCGATCTGGTTCAAGTGGGCAAGGATCTGCTCCTTGTAGCTCTTGATTTCGGTGGCGCTGTTGGACACCTGGCCTTCATAGAAGGCGTACAGGCTCTTGCGCCCCAGGGCCTGGGTGCGTTCGTTGATGTAGGTTTCCACCCAACTCTTGACCACCGCCTGGGCGATCTCGGGGTCGCTCCACTTGAAGCTGATGTCCATCACCGTGGACCCCGCCGCGTGGCTGACTTCGAAGTTCTTCTCAAGGCTTGCGGCCAGGCGCTCCACCGGCGTGGTCTGTTCAATGACGCCCACGGTTTCCAGCACCACGCGCACCCCGTCGAACACTGCGCCGATGCCGTTTTTGACGTAGTACTTGGTGCGTTTCCAGATGCCTTCCGGCGGCGGCATTTTGTCGATGACTTCCAGGTAATGCTCAGCCACCGCTCGCACGATCGGGCGACCGGTCAGCAGGCGTTCCTCATCGACAATCGGGTCGCGCTGGGTGCTGGGCATGACCAGCGCCTGACGGTTGCTGATCTCGATCGGCAGCGTTGAATCACGCCCCGGCTTGACCAGCAGGCGCGCGGTGGATTCGTACTTGGCGGGCAGCAGGAAGGCCCCCAGCAGAATGATCACCAGCGCCGCGATGGCCGCCAGCTTGAACTCATGCCGGAAGATGAAGAACAGGCGCAGAAGATCGCGAAAAGAACGGATCTCGATCATGGGATGTCGCTCCTTTAGTTACTGCCGCCGCTGGTTCGGGTGTAGTTGTAGCCAACCCCGATCGACTTGGTGAATGGGATCAGTTGGTTCAGGTAGGTATCCACGCCCTGGATGCGCTCGCCCACGTTGGATTTGGGCACGAACACCACATCGCCGCGCTGCAGGGGCACTTGTTTGCGCCCGTTGGGCCCGGTCTTGAGGTATTGGCTGAAGTCCAGGAAGTAGGCGCGATAAGTGCCCTGGTTATCCTCGCGCAACAGCGCAACCATGCTGGCGTTGCCTGCCGGGTTGACCCCGCCGGCGCCGACAATGGCTTGCTCCAGGGTGTTGGCCGAGGCGATCGGCACCGTGGTCGGGTTGTTCACCGCGCCGCCGACGATGATCGAATTGCCCGGCGCCTGGTTGATGTTCACCGTCACCCGCGGCTCGCGATACACCGGCGCGAGCTTGTTGCTCAGCTCGTTCGCCACTTCGCCCGGCGTGCGTCGGGCCACCTGGATCGGGCCCAGGAACGGGTAGTTGATTTTGCCGTCGGTTTGCACCGTGTACAGCGTCAGCTCATAGATCGTGCTGACGTTGAACGCCGACAGTGTCGGCATTTCCCCGGCATCGCGCACGATGCGCAACTGGTCGCCGATGCGGATGCGTTCCACCGCCGGCGGCAGTTGAGCCAGTTGGTCGAGGGCACGCTTGCCGTCCTCGACGGTCTTGCCGTCAGGCGCGACGATGCGTGCGGGTGTATTGCAGGCGGCCAGGGCCATCATGGCCAGGACGAGCAGGGTTCGTTTCATCAAATAGGACTTCCTGTAGGTCATGATGCTCACCTCCAATAACCGGGGAACATGCTGATGCGCCGCTTGAGGGCGAGGGGTAGCCGACGTTCCTGATGGCCCAGCCGATAGCCGAGCAACTTGAACGCGCTGCGCACCAGTACTTCGGGTACGCGGTGCAATGCACCGGCTGCGCGCAACGCCGCGAGTTCAGCCAGTACATAGCGTTTACCTTCACCGCCGGCATCGCCAAAGGCCTGGCGTATCCACGGTTCGCGACCGTAGAACACGCCAATGTCGAAGTAGCGGTGAAACTCATCCATGAGTCGGTAATCGTGGGAGTGGTACACCTGCGCGGAGGCGGCGTAGCGCACGGTGTAGCCTTCGATCAGCATGCGTGCCGCGACGTAGGCGTCTTCGCTGCCGATGACATCGGCGGGAAAGCCCCCCACAGCGTGCAAGGCGCTGCGCCGGTACGCGGAAAACGAGTCGGAGCTGAAGCAGGTCTTGATCCCCAGTTCCGGGGCATCGGCCAGGCGCTTGCTACGGCTCTGGGCCGGGTAATTGAAGTGTCGCGACTGCGCGCCCAGCACGCCGGCATCCGGGTGCGGCAACTGGCGCCCATAGGCCACACCGTTGAGCGGATCCTGCTGCAGTTCAGCGAGCAAGTTGGCGAAGGTTTCGGGGGTGGCGGGAATGGCGTCCTGGGTCATCACGATCAGGGCATCGCCGCTCACCTGCTCACTGGCCCAGCGCCGCGTGCCGCCGTGGTTGAAGGTGCGGGCATCGATCACCTCGACCCGCGCGCCATAGTCGCGAAAGCGCGCCACGGTGTCATCGCTGGACGCGCTGTCGACCACCAGCATCTCGTCCGGTTGCAGGGTTTGCATCTTCAGCGCTGGCAGCAACCGCGCCAGGTGGCTGGAGGCATTGCGGGTCGGAATGATCAGTGAGGTGCGCATGTCACGTCTTCACTTCGGCGGGCGCACGCCCATAGATGTCATCGAAACGCACGATATCGTCTTCGCCCAGGTACTCGCCGCTTTGCACCTCGATCATCACCAGGTCGATGATGCCGGGGTTGGTCAGGCGGTGTTTGTGCCCGGCCGGTATATAAGTGGATTCGTTGGCGTTGATCAAAAATTCGCGCTCGCCATTGGTGATCTGCGCTGCGCCGCTGACCACCACCCAGTGTTCGCTGCGGTGATGGTGCATCTGTAGCGACAGCGACGCCTGGGGCTTGACCACGATGCGCTTGATCTTGAAGCGGCTGCTTTCCTC
Above is a genomic segment from Pseudomonas sp. R5-89-07 containing:
- a CDS encoding glycosyltransferase family 2 protein — encoded protein: MRTSLIIPTRNASSHLARLLPALKMQTLQPDEMLVVDSASSDDTVARFRDYGARVEVIDARTFNHGGTRRWASEQVSGDALIVMTQDAIPATPETFANLLAELQQDPLNGVAYGRQLPHPDAGVLGAQSRHFNYPAQSRSKRLADAPELGIKTCFSSDSFSAYRRSALHAVGGFPADVIGSEDAYVAARMLIEGYTVRYAASAQVYHSHDYRLMDEFHRYFDIGVFYGREPWIRQAFGDAGGEGKRYVLAELAALRAAGALHRVPEVLVRSAFKLLGYRLGHQERRLPLALKRRISMFPGYWR
- a CDS encoding glycosyltransferase, coding for MRIALLAPLPPEKNGIADYANHFKTALEQLGVTVVTPLNGVEGSSAAIKQAIAAFDWRSVDLVHAELGGGRLGEFLALRELRKAYPKLPLTATVHDPERIVWRRERLPFPLNLLERLPSPLPQAAVVLADPLTLREERHVAGGLTRLITLTRLGADCLSQRMQLPAGKVAVINHANLAIAAVALPPLDTLHLLYFGFIYRGKGIEDLLQALAAVFKQAPQLRDRVRLTLAGGTAAEMAFGAGGNYLEQLNRQIADLGLAGSIDWRLNLPADEIAQTIQAHHVMVLPYRESKKLGLLGRQRGTSGALSWAAACGRGAITSDARAFAEEVASGNGAIFPEGDVTALGEQLLRLARTPALAQDWAERAAVIGRERLWPLTAQRFKQLFEQAIAGAPYGA
- a CDS encoding exopolysaccharide transport family protein, encoding MIEIRSFRDLLRLFFIFRHEFKLAAIAALVIILLGAFLLPAKYESTARLLVKPGRDSTLPIEISNRQALVMPSTQRDPIVDEERLLTGRPIVRAVAEHYLEVIDKMPPPEGIWKRTKYYVKNGIGAVFDGVRVVLETVGVIEQTTPVERLAASLEKNFEVSHAAGSTVMDISFKWSDPEIAQAVVKSWVETYINERTQALGRKSLYAFYEGQVSNSATEIKSYKEQILAHLNQIGAASITDRLEDLSERINVLRGETFNTTRLIASSDSALESTRTQLKTQPKEVTTVRQIALNPQQQDLRRLLNQKLLEKADMMRTYTDNAPPVKALDASIRAMQAQVAGESNTVQSSENRAPNTLEIHLQRVLLDESSNNLALRTQLVQQQKQLVNLEAQRKEALEIEPELARLSRELSATERNYALYVDNLEKSRIDRELDNSQISNIAVIEEATLNPGRIFPKTLLMLLLAIPFAIVVGLLVIYLCYLLDQRIHDGGLVERKFGLPLWTTLPELDTSTAQGTNAFNASIYRLYGLLQLDRVAERGLTLGLTSARHGEGVTFVVEQLRQLLQENGITVRVGGAAPAEPGEVVLLDASALLDNRDAFVTLRRADLIALVVEAQKSTVPVVEHALSILNTAFGKVDGIIINRRKFEVPAKVLQTIAKYRGAF
- a CDS encoding polysaccharide biosynthesis/export family protein, giving the protein MKRTLLVLAMMALAACNTPARIVAPDGKTVEDGKRALDQLAQLPPAVERIRIGDQLRIVRDAGEMPTLSAFNVSTIYELTLYTVQTDGKINYPFLGPIQVARRTPGEVANELSNKLAPVYREPRVTVNINQAPGNSIIVGGAVNNPTTVPIASANTLEQAIVGAGGVNPAGNASMVALLREDNQGTYRAYFLDFSQYLKTGPNGRKQVPLQRGDVVFVPKSNVGERIQGVDTYLNQLIPFTKSIGVGYNYTRTSGGSN